The sequence CTGGTCTGCATCGCCACCGGCGGTATGGAGCTGGGCGCGACCACGATCATGATCTACGGCTTCCGCGACCGTGAACTGGTCCTCGACCTCTTCGAGCTGATCACCGGCCTCCGGATGAACCACGCGTTCGTCCGCCCCGGCGGCCTCGCCCAGGACCTGCCCCCGGGCGCGGTCGACGCACTGCGCGAGTTCATCAGGACCATGAAGAAGAACCTGCCGGAGTACGACAAGCTCGCCACCGGCAACCCCATCTTCAAGGCCCGCATGAAGGACGTCGGCTACCTCGACCTCACCGGCTGCATGGCGCTCGGCGCCACCGGCCCGGTCCTGCGCTCCGCCGGGCTCCCGCACGACCTGCGCAAGAGCGACCCCTACTGCGGTTACGAGACCTACGACTTCGAGGTGCCGATCGCCGACACCTGCGACTCCTACGGACGCTTCCTCATCCGCATGGACGAGATGCGCGAGTCGCTCCGGATCATCGAACAGTGCCTGGAGCGCCTGGAGCCCGGCCCGGTCATGGTCGCGGACAAGAAGATCGCCTGGCCCGCCCAGCTCGCCCTCGGCGCGGACGGCCTCGGCAACTCCCTCGACCACATCAGGAACATCATGGGCACCTCCATGGAAGCCCTGATCCACCACTTCAAGCTGGTGACCGAGGGCTTCCGGGTCCCCGCCGGACAGACGTACACCGCCGTGGAGTCCCCCAAGGGCGAACTCGGCGTCCATGTCGTCTCCGACGGCGGCACCCGCCCCTACCGGGTCCACTTTCGCGACCCGTCCTTCACCAATCTGCAAGCCATGGCGGCGATGTGCGAGGGCGGCCAGGTGGCCGACGTGATCGTCGCCGTCGCGTCCATCGACCCCGTGATGGGAGGCGTCGACCGGTGACCGCAAACCAAGAGGTCAGCCTGGGGATGCCGCAGCTCCCCGCCCCCGCCTACCCGGCCGACGTGCGCGCCCGGCTGGACGCGGACGCGAAGGAGGTGATCGCCCGCTACCCGGGAAGCCGCTCCGCACTGCTGCCGCTGCTCCACCTCGTACAGTCCGAGGAGGGGTACGTCTCCCGTACGGGGATGGCCTTCTGCGCCGAGACCCTCGACCTCACCACCGCCGAGGTCACGGCCGTCGCGACCTTCTACTCCATGTACCGCCGCAGGCCGAGCGGGGACTACCAGGTCGGGGTCTGCACCAACACCCTGTGCGCGGTCATGGGCGGCGACGCCATCTTCGACACGCTCAAGGAACACCTCGGCGTCGGCAACAACGAGACGACCGACGACGGCAAGGTCACCCTCGAACACATCGAGTGCAACGCGGCCTGCGACTTCGCACCCGTCGTGATGGTGAACTGGGAGTTCTTCGACAACCAGACGCCCGAGAGCGCCACCCAGCTCGTCGACGACCTGATCGCCGGGCGGACCGTGGAGCCCACCCGCGGCGCCCCGCTCTGCTCCTACAAGGAGACCGCCCGCATCCTGGCCGGCTTCCCCGACGAGCGCCCCGGCGCCGTCGAGGCGTCCGGCGGCGCGGGCCCCGCCTCCCTCGTCGGGCTCAAGCTCGCCAAGGGCGAGGCACTGCCCAAGGCCCGGGTCGTCGCCCCGCGCGACGGCCGGCCCAAGGACGGGCAGCCGCACGACCCTTCGCCGTCCGAGCACCTCAGCTCGCACGACGCACCGCAGCAGACCTCGGCCTCCGACCCGGAGCACCCGGCCGGGCCCGCAGCCGAGGAGGGGGAGTGATGACCTTGGCCGCCGAGATCGACCACAACGGGACGAGCCCCGAGAAGCTGCTCGCCCCCGTTCTCTCCACCTTCTGGGACCAGCCCGATTCCTGGACCCTGGAGACCTACCGCCGCCACGAGGGGTACGAAGGGCTGCGCAAGGCGCTGGCCATGGACCCCGACGACCTCATCGCGTACGTCAAGGACTCCGGTCTGCGCGGACGCGGCGGCGCCGGCTTCCCCACCGGGATGAAGTGGCAGTTCATCCCGCAGGGTGACGGCAAGCCGCACTATCTGGTTGTCAACGCCGACGAGTCGGAGCCGGGGACCTGCAAGGACATCCCGCTCCTCTTCGCGAACCCGCACAGCCTCATCGAGGGCATCGTGATCGCCTGTTACGCGATCCGTTCGTCGCACGCGTTCATCTACTTGCGCGGTGAGGTCGTCCCCGTGCTGCGACGACTGCACGAGGCCGTACGAGAGGCGTACGAGGCGGGTTATCTGGGGACGAACATCCTGGGTTCAGGACTCGATCTGGAACTCACGGTGCACGCAGGTGCCGGCGCGTACATCTGTGGTGAGGAAACCGCGCTGCTCGACTCTCTCGAAGGACGGCGTGGACAGCCCCGGCTGCGACCCCCCTTCCCCGCGGTCGCCGGTCTGTACGCCTGCCCCACTGTGGTGAACAACGTCGAGTCCATCGCCTCGGTTCCCGCGATCCTGAACAAGGGCAAGGACTGGTTCAAGTCGATGGGCAGCGAGAAGTCCCCGGGCTTCACGCTCTACTCGCTCAGCGGCCATGTCGCCAGCCCCGGCCAGTACGAGGCCCCGCTCGGCATCACGCTGCGCCAGCTCCTCGACATGAGCGGCGGCATGCGGCCCGGCCACCGGCTCAAGTTCTGGACCCCGGGCGGCTCCTCCACCCCGATGCTCACCGAGGAGCACCTCGACGTCCCCCTCGACTACGAGGGGGTCGGCGGCGCCGGGTCCATGCTCGGCACCAAGGCGCTCCAGTGCTTCGACGAGACGACCTGCGTCGTGCGGGCCGTCACCCGCTGGACCGAGTTCTACGCCCACGAGTCCTGCGGCAAGTGCACGCCCTGCCGCGAAGGGACGTACTGGCTGGTCCAGTTGATGCGGGACATCGAGGCCGGCAAGGGCGAGATGGCCGACCTGGACAAGCTCAACGACATCGCCGACAACATCAACGGCAAGTCGTTCTGCGCGCTCGGCGACGGCGCCGCCGCCCCGATCTTCTCCTCGCTCAAGTATTTCCGCGAGGAGTACGAACAGCACATCACGGGCAAGGGCTGCCCCTTCGATCCCGCGAAATCCACGGCCTGGGCCGACGACAGAGACGCCGACAGCAAGAACGCTCACCGGGGGGTGAACGCATGACAGTCACCACGAGTGCGCCCTCCGGGGGCGGCGAGGCGGCCATCCCGCCCGAGGACCTGGTCACGCTGACCATCGACGGCATCGAGATCAGCGTCCCCAAGGGGACCCTGGTCATCCGGGCCGCCGAACTCCTCGGCATCGAGATCCCGCGCTTCTGCGACCACCCGCTCCTCGACCCGGCCGGCGCCTGCCGCCAGTGCATCGTCGAGGTCGAGGGCCAGCGCAAGCCGATGGCCTCCTGCACCATCACCTGCACCGACGGCATGGTCGTCAAGTCGCAGATCACCTCTCCTGTCGCCGAGAAGGCGCAGAAGGGCGTGATGGAGCTGCTGCTGATCAACCACCCGCTGGACTGCCCGGTCTGCGACAAGGGCGGCGAGTGCCCGCTCCAGAACCAGGCGATGTCGCACGGCGGCGCCGACTCCCGCTTCGACGGCAAGAAGCGGACCTTCGAAAAGCCCGTCCCGATCTCCACCCAGGTGCTGCTGGACCGCGAGCGGTGCGTGCTCTGCGCGCGCTGCACCCGGTTCTCCAACCAGGTGGCGGGCGACCCGATGATCGAGTTGATCGAGCGCGGCGCCCTCCAGCAGGTCGGCACCGGCGAGGGCGACCCCTTCGAGTCGTACTTCTCCGGCAACACCATCCAGATCTGCCCGGTCGGCGCGCTGACCTCGGCGGCGTACCGCTTCCGCTCCCGCCCCTTCGACCTGGTCTCCACCCCCTCTGTGTGCGAGCAGTGCTCCGGCGGCTGCGGGATGCGCACCGACCACCGGCGCGGCAAGGTCATGCGGCGCCTCGCGGCCAACGAGCCCGAGGTCAACGAGGAGTGGATCTGCGACAAGGGGAGGTTCGGCTTCCGCTACGCCCAGCAGCGCGACCGCCTCACCACCCCGCTGGTCCGCAACGCCGACGGCGTCCTGGAGCCGGCGAGCTGGCCCGAGGCGCTGGAGGTCGCGGCGGCCGGCCTCCTCGCCGCCCGGGGCCGTACCGGTGTCCTGACCGGCGGCCGGCTGACCGTCGAGGACTCCTACGCGTACAGCAAGTTCGCCCGGGTCGCCCTCGACACCAACGACATCGACTTCCGCGCCCGGGTCCACAGCGCAGAGGAGGCCGACTTCCTGGCCGCCCGCGTCGCCGGACGCGGCCGGGACCTGGACGGCGAGGGGGCCACGTACACCGCGCTGGAGAAGGCCCCCGCGGTCCTGCTCGTCGGGTTCGAGTCCGAGGAGGAGGCCCCCGGCGTCTTCCTGCGGCTCCGCAAGGCCCACCGCAAGAGCGGCCAGCAGACCTTCGCCCTCGCCTCGCACGCCACGCGCGGCCTGGTGAAGGCGGGCGGCACGCTGCTGCCCGCCGCCCCCGGCACCGAGACCGAGTGGCTGGACGCGCTCGCGGGCGGGGTCGGCCTGGAGGCCGAAGGGGCGGCCGCCGCCGAGGCGTTGCGCGGCGAGCACTCCCTGATCATCGTCGGGGAGCGGCTCGCGGGGGTGCCCGGCGCACTTTCCGCTGCGATCCGTACGGCCGCCGCGACCGGCGCACGCCTGGTGTGGATTCCGCGCCGGGCGGGCGACCGGGGCGCGGTCGAGGCGGGCGCGCTCCCCACCCTGCTGCCCGGCGGCCGCCCGGCCACCGACCCGCGGGCCCGGGACGAGGTGGCCGCCGTCTGGCGCGTCGCCGAACTGCCCGCCCGCCACGGCCGCGACACCGGCCAGATCATCGAGGCCGCGGCCACCGGTGAGCTGGGTGCGCTGCTCGTCGCAGGGGTCGGCGTGGAGGACCTGCCCGACCCGGCGCGTGCGATCGAGGCCCTGGACGAGGTCGGGTTCCTGGTCTCGCTGGAGCTGCGGCCGAGCGAGGTCACCGCCCGCGCCGACGTGGTCTTCCCGGTCGCCGCCGTCGCGGAGAAGTCCGGCACCTTCCTCAACTGGGAGGGCCGGGTCCGGATGTTCCAGGCCGCGCTGAAGCCGGAGCAGATGCCCCGGACCCTCGCGCCGGTCGACTCCCGGGTGCTGCACATGCTGGCCGACGCCATGGACGTGCACTTCGCGCTGCCCGACCTGACCGCCGCCCGCCGCGAGCTGGACCGGCTCGGCGGCTGGGAGGGCGGCCACGCGGACGACCCGCGCGAACCGGCGCAGCCGCTGCCCCGGCCCGGCGACGGCGAGGCGGTCCTCGCGGGCCACCGCATGCTCCTCGACCTCGGCCGGCTCCAGGAGGGCGACACCGCGCTCGCCGGGACCCGGCACGCGTCCGTCGCCCGGCTCTCCGCCACCACGGCGGCCGAGTCCGGCGTCAAGGACGGCGACCTGCTCGCCGTCACCGGCCCCACCGGCACCGTCGAACTCCCCCTCCAGGTCACCGACATGCCGGACCGCGTGGTCTGGGTGCCGCTGAACTCGGTGGGACGCGGCATCCCCGCCGACACCGGTGCGAACCCCGGCGGCCTGGTGCGGATCGGCCCCGCCGCCGCACCGGGTGCTCCCGTCGAACCATCGGAGGTACGAGCGTGATGGGCCTCACCGCACTCACCACGGCGCCCCAGGGCGCCGTCATCGCCGCCGAGGACCTCTCGATGTTCGGCACCGACCCCTGGTGGCTGGTGCTGGTCAAGGCGGTCTTCTGCTTCGCGTTCCTGATGCTGATCGTGCTCTTCTCCATCGTGTGGGAGCGCAAGGTCGTCGCCTGGATGCAGCTGCGCATCGGCCCCAACCGGCACGGCCCCTGGGGACTGCTCCAGTCGCTCGCCGACGGCGTCAAGCTGATGCTGAAGGAAGACGTCATCGTCAAGCGGGCGGACAAGGCGGTCTACATCCTGGCGCCGATCCTCGCGGCGATCCCCGCCTTCATGGCCGTCGCGGTCATCCCCTTCGGGCCCGCGGGCAACGAGGTGTCGATCTTCGGCACCCGTACGACGATGCAGCTCACCGACCTGCCGATCGCCGCGCTCTACATCCTCGCCGTCGGCGCGGTCGGGGTGTACGGCTTCGTCCTCGGCGGCTGGTCCTCGGGGTCCACGTACCCGCTGCTCGGCGGGATCCGCTCGTGCGCCCAGATGATTTCGTACGAGATCGCCATGGGCGCCGCGTTCGCCTCGGTCTTCCTCTACTCCGGGTCGATGTCGACCTCCACGATCGTGGAGGCGCAGGGCGACCGGTGGTACATCATCCTGCTGCCGATGTCCTTCCTCATCTACATGGTGACGATGGTCGGAGAGGCCAGCCGGGCCCCGTTCGACATGCCGGAGTCCGAGGGCGACCTGGTCGGCGGCTTCAACACCGAGTACAGCTCCATCAAGTTCGCGATGTTCATGCTCGCCGAGTACATCCACATGGTGACCGTGTCGATGATCGCGGTGACGCTGTTCCTCGGCGGCTGGCGCGCCCCGTACCCGATCTCCGCGTTCTGGGAGGGGGCGAACCACGGCTGGTGGCCGATGCTCTGGTTCTTCCTGAAGCTCCAGGCGCTGATCTTCTTCTTCATCTGGCTGCGCGGCACCCTGCCACGCGTCCGCTACGACCAGCTGATGAAGCTCGGCTGGAAGGTCCTGATCCCGGTCTCGGTGGGCTGGCTGATGCTCGTCGCCACCGTCCGCGCGCTGCGGAACGAGGGCTACGACTTCTCCCGGATCGTGCTGTACGTCGGCGGGGCGGTGCTCGCCGTCCTGCTGATCTCCCTGGTCGTGGACATGTTCCGGGACCGCAGGGTCAGGGCGCAGGAGGCGGAGGCCGGGCCGGAGCCCGCGTTCGACCCGATGGCGGGCGGATTCCCGGTGCCACCGCTGCCCGGACAGAGCCTGCCGCCGGTGCCCAGGCGCGTACCGAGGCGCGAGCGGGAGCTCGTTGTCAGTGGTGGGCCCGATACTCAGAGTGACGGAAACGCGAGTGACGGAAAGGAGGCCGGCGGTGTCTGAGAAACCAGAGCTCACGGGCTCATCGGGATCCGCTGGGTCCTCGGGCGAATCGGGATCGGCGGGGGAGAAGTTCCAGAACCCCGTGGCCGGCTTCGGCGTGACCTTCAAGGCCATGTTCAAGAAGCGGCTGACCGAGCAGTATCCGGAGACGCCGAAGGTGACGGCGCCCCGCTTCCACGGCCGCCACCAGCTCAACCGCCACCCCGACGGCCTGGAGAAGTGCGTCGGCTGCGAGCTGTGCGCCTGGGCGTGTCCGGCGGACGCCATCTACGTGGAGGGCGCGGACAACACCGAGGAGGAGCGCTACTCCCCGGGCGAGCGCTACGGCCGCGTCTACCAGATCAACTACGCGCGCTGCATCCTCTGCGGACTCTGCATCGAGGCCTGCCCCACCCGGGCGCTGACGATGACGAACGAGTTCGAGCTCGCCAACACCACCCGCGAGAGCCTCATCTACACCAAGGACGAGCTGCTCGCGGGCCTGGAGGAAGGCATGGTCGACAGCCCGCACGCGATCTTCCCCGGCATGGACGAACAGGACTACTACCGGGGCCTGGTCACCGAGGCCGCTCCGGGGACGGTGCCGCAGCCGGCGCTCTCCAAGGGCGAGCAGCCCAAGTCCGACGAGGCCGCCGGGTCCGCCGGGGCGCAGCAGGGCAGGGGGGCGGGCGCATGAACGCGATCGCCGCGGCCGCCACCACCTCGACCGGTGAGGCCGTCCAGTTCTGGATCCTGGGGACCGTCGCCGTGATCGGCGCCTTCTCCACGATCCTGCTGAAGAAGTCCGTGCACAGCGCCCTGTCGCTCGCCGGGACCATGGTCGTCCTGGCCGTCTTCTATCTTGCCAACGGCGCCTATTTCCTCGGCATCGTCCAGATCATCGTCTACACCGGCGCGATCATGATGCTGTTCCTCTTCGTCGTGATGCTCGTCGGCGTCACCGCGGCGGACTCCCTCAAGGAGACCCTCAAGGGGCAGCGCTGGCTGGCCGTCGTCTGCGGACTGGGCTTCGGCATCCTGCTGATCGGGGGCATCGGCAACGCGTCGCTGTCCTCCTTCAACGGACTCGGCGCCGCCAACGCCCTGCACGGCGGCAACGTCGAGGGCCTCGCCAACCTCATCTTCACCAAGTACGTCTTCGCCTTCGAGATCACCGGCGCCCTGCTGATCACCGCGACCGTCGGGGCGATGGTGCTCACGCACCGCGAGCGCACCGAACGGGCCAAGACCCAGCGGGAGATGTCCGAGGAGCGCGTGCGCGGCAAGCACCTCCCGCCGCTGCCCGCCCCCGGTGTCTACGCCCGGCACAACGCGGTGGACATCGCCGGCCTGCTGCCCGACGGCACCCCGTCCGAGCTGACCGTCAT is a genomic window of Streptomyces sp. SID8374 containing:
- a CDS encoding NADH-quinone oxidoreductase subunit D — translated: MTTPHATPRATTEGTVYTVTGGDWDEVVESAAKSDDERIIVNMGPQHPSTHGVLRLILEIDGETVTEARCGIGYLHTGIEKNLEFRNWTQGTTFVTRMDYLTPFFNETAYCLGVEKLLGIEDQIPDRATIIRVLLMELNRISSHLVCIATGGMELGATTIMIYGFRDRELVLDLFELITGLRMNHAFVRPGGLAQDLPPGAVDALREFIRTMKKNLPEYDKLATGNPIFKARMKDVGYLDLTGCMALGATGPVLRSAGLPHDLRKSDPYCGYETYDFEVPIADTCDSYGRFLIRMDEMRESLRIIEQCLERLEPGPVMVADKKIAWPAQLALGADGLGNSLDHIRNIMGTSMEALIHHFKLVTEGFRVPAGQTYTAVESPKGELGVHVVSDGGTRPYRVHFRDPSFTNLQAMAAMCEGGQVADVIVAVASIDPVMGGVDR
- the nuoE gene encoding NADH-quinone oxidoreductase subunit NuoE, producing the protein MPQLPAPAYPADVRARLDADAKEVIARYPGSRSALLPLLHLVQSEEGYVSRTGMAFCAETLDLTTAEVTAVATFYSMYRRRPSGDYQVGVCTNTLCAVMGGDAIFDTLKEHLGVGNNETTDDGKVTLEHIECNAACDFAPVVMVNWEFFDNQTPESATQLVDDLIAGRTVEPTRGAPLCSYKETARILAGFPDERPGAVEASGGAGPASLVGLKLAKGEALPKARVVAPRDGRPKDGQPHDPSPSEHLSSHDAPQQTSASDPEHPAGPAAEEGE
- the nuoF gene encoding NADH-quinone oxidoreductase subunit NuoF; amino-acid sequence: MMTLAAEIDHNGTSPEKLLAPVLSTFWDQPDSWTLETYRRHEGYEGLRKALAMDPDDLIAYVKDSGLRGRGGAGFPTGMKWQFIPQGDGKPHYLVVNADESEPGTCKDIPLLFANPHSLIEGIVIACYAIRSSHAFIYLRGEVVPVLRRLHEAVREAYEAGYLGTNILGSGLDLELTVHAGAGAYICGEETALLDSLEGRRGQPRLRPPFPAVAGLYACPTVVNNVESIASVPAILNKGKDWFKSMGSEKSPGFTLYSLSGHVASPGQYEAPLGITLRQLLDMSGGMRPGHRLKFWTPGGSSTPMLTEEHLDVPLDYEGVGGAGSMLGTKALQCFDETTCVVRAVTRWTEFYAHESCGKCTPCREGTYWLVQLMRDIEAGKGEMADLDKLNDIADNINGKSFCALGDGAAAPIFSSLKYFREEYEQHITGKGCPFDPAKSTAWADDRDADSKNAHRGVNA
- a CDS encoding NADH-quinone oxidoreductase subunit G; translation: MTVTTSAPSGGGEAAIPPEDLVTLTIDGIEISVPKGTLVIRAAELLGIEIPRFCDHPLLDPAGACRQCIVEVEGQRKPMASCTITCTDGMVVKSQITSPVAEKAQKGVMELLLINHPLDCPVCDKGGECPLQNQAMSHGGADSRFDGKKRTFEKPVPISTQVLLDRERCVLCARCTRFSNQVAGDPMIELIERGALQQVGTGEGDPFESYFSGNTIQICPVGALTSAAYRFRSRPFDLVSTPSVCEQCSGGCGMRTDHRRGKVMRRLAANEPEVNEEWICDKGRFGFRYAQQRDRLTTPLVRNADGVLEPASWPEALEVAAAGLLAARGRTGVLTGGRLTVEDSYAYSKFARVALDTNDIDFRARVHSAEEADFLAARVAGRGRDLDGEGATYTALEKAPAVLLVGFESEEEAPGVFLRLRKAHRKSGQQTFALASHATRGLVKAGGTLLPAAPGTETEWLDALAGGVGLEAEGAAAAEALRGEHSLIIVGERLAGVPGALSAAIRTAAATGARLVWIPRRAGDRGAVEAGALPTLLPGGRPATDPRARDEVAAVWRVAELPARHGRDTGQIIEAAATGELGALLVAGVGVEDLPDPARAIEALDEVGFLVSLELRPSEVTARADVVFPVAAVAEKSGTFLNWEGRVRMFQAALKPEQMPRTLAPVDSRVLHMLADAMDVHFALPDLTAARRELDRLGGWEGGHADDPREPAQPLPRPGDGEAVLAGHRMLLDLGRLQEGDTALAGTRHASVARLSATTAAESGVKDGDLLAVTGPTGTVELPLQVTDMPDRVVWVPLNSVGRGIPADTGANPGGLVRIGPAAAPGAPVEPSEVRA
- the nuoH gene encoding NADH-quinone oxidoreductase subunit NuoH, which gives rise to MGLTALTTAPQGAVIAAEDLSMFGTDPWWLVLVKAVFCFAFLMLIVLFSIVWERKVVAWMQLRIGPNRHGPWGLLQSLADGVKLMLKEDVIVKRADKAVYILAPILAAIPAFMAVAVIPFGPAGNEVSIFGTRTTMQLTDLPIAALYILAVGAVGVYGFVLGGWSSGSTYPLLGGIRSCAQMISYEIAMGAAFASVFLYSGSMSTSTIVEAQGDRWYIILLPMSFLIYMVTMVGEASRAPFDMPESEGDLVGGFNTEYSSIKFAMFMLAEYIHMVTVSMIAVTLFLGGWRAPYPISAFWEGANHGWWPMLWFFLKLQALIFFFIWLRGTLPRVRYDQLMKLGWKVLIPVSVGWLMLVATVRALRNEGYDFSRIVLYVGGAVLAVLLISLVVDMFRDRRVRAQEAEAGPEPAFDPMAGGFPVPPLPGQSLPPVPRRVPRRERELVVSGGPDTQSDGNASDGKEAGGV
- the nuoI gene encoding NADH-quinone oxidoreductase subunit NuoI codes for the protein MSEKPELTGSSGSAGSSGESGSAGEKFQNPVAGFGVTFKAMFKKRLTEQYPETPKVTAPRFHGRHQLNRHPDGLEKCVGCELCAWACPADAIYVEGADNTEEERYSPGERYGRVYQINYARCILCGLCIEACPTRALTMTNEFELANTTRESLIYTKDELLAGLEEGMVDSPHAIFPGMDEQDYYRGLVTEAAPGTVPQPALSKGEQPKSDEAAGSAGAQQGRGAGA
- a CDS encoding NADH-quinone oxidoreductase subunit J, translating into MNAIAAAATTSTGEAVQFWILGTVAVIGAFSTILLKKSVHSALSLAGTMVVLAVFYLANGAYFLGIVQIIVYTGAIMMLFLFVVMLVGVTAADSLKETLKGQRWLAVVCGLGFGILLIGGIGNASLSSFNGLGAANALHGGNVEGLANLIFTKYVFAFEITGALLITATVGAMVLTHRERTERAKTQREMSEERVRGKHLPPLPAPGVYARHNAVDIAGLLPDGTPSELTVMKTLRDRGQIRDVSQEALADLKALEQRSGERLGREDADAVARGANPASAAENSEAAK